The window CCTGGGTCAACCTGGACGCCATTACCCAGCGCGAGGACGGCCAGATCTCGCGCAAGTATCGCGAGCTGATCGCCGTCGCCGTGGCCCACACCACGCAGTGCGTCTATTGCATCGAGGTGCACACCCGCAACGCCAAGAAAGCGGGCGCCACGCGCGAAGAGGTCGCGGAAGCGGTGCTGGTGGCCGCCGCGCTGCGCGCCGGAGGCGCCGCCGCCCACGGCACCCTGGCCATGAAGTTCTACGACGCTCCCTAGGCCCGGTAGCGACGATGGAGAACGTCCAACCCTCAGTTGCGAGGCGCTTCACCGACTGCCACGTCCATCTGGCTGGTCTGCCCGAGGGCGAGAACGGATGTTACGTCTCCCCGCGCCTCTTGCGCAGCCCGCTCTTCCGCTTGATCACCTGGCAGCACGGCTTGCCGCTCAGCGACCCGCCCCGCGCCAATCGCAAGTACCTGGACGACCTGCTGCGCGACCTGAGCGAGTCCCGCTACATCAACCGCCTGGTGCTCCTTGCCATGGACGGCGTCTATGGCGCCGACGGCAAGCTGGATAAGGAGCGCACCGACTTTCTGGTCAGCAACGATTATGTGCTCGATGTGGCCGGGCGCTACCCGGAGCAGTTCTGGCCCGGGGTCTCTATCAACCCGCAGCGCGCCGAC is drawn from Terriglobales bacterium and contains these coding sequences:
- a CDS encoding carboxymuconolactone decarboxylase family protein; protein product: MSHYHDENDLKLFRELKKSAPADFQAWVNLDAITQREDGQISRKYRELIAVAVAHTTQCVYCIEVHTRNAKKAGATREEVAEAVLVAAALRAGGAAAHGTLAMKFYDAP